The Hydra vulgaris chromosome 11, alternate assembly HydraT2T_AEP genome contains a region encoding:
- the LOC100209580 gene encoding homeobox protein ceh-9 isoform X2, translating to MFVSIKYFLAMENSQSKSKKSSFMVEDILSLEIPRYGEENEGRPSPEIRKIRTTFSSDQVFLLEMQFNKQKYLSAAERIELAQKLKLTDNQVKTWYQNRRMKLKRHIKLHTQNSIYSQKIQNCLQSNIFMNSEKTCKEFFSGSSVLYPQHEHVFMIRREHENRTNIY from the exons ATGTTTGtgtcaattaaatattttctcgCTATGGAGAACTCACAAAGCAAAAgcaaaaaatcaagttttatggTGGAAGACATTTTGTCGTTAGAAATACCTAGATACGGAGAAGAAA atgAAGGGCGACCATCACCggaaattagaaaaataagaaCTACTTTTTCTAGTGATCAAGTGTTCTTACTTGAAAtgcaatttaataaacaaaagtatCTCTCAGCTGCAGAACGGATCGAGTTAGCGCAAAAACTAAAACTCACCGATAATCAg GTAAAAACATGGTATCAAAATCGACGAATGAAATTAAAGCGTCATATAAAACTTCACACTCAAAACAGTATATACTcccaaaaaattcaaaattgtttacaatctaatatatttatgaaCTCAGAGAAAACgtgcaaagaatttttttcggGCTCGTCTGTATTATATCCTCAACACGAACATGTATTTATGATTAGAAGAGAGCACGAAAACCgcacaaacatttattaa